DNA sequence from the Clostridia bacterium genome:
GTCCAAAATATTTTGCACCGTCTGCTCTCAGTTTTCTTGTAACTTCCACAGTGGGATATTCCAAACGAGTGTCTATGCGGATATACGGTCTTGATTTGTCATCTTTTAAAAGTATGTTATATGGCGGCTTGTGCTTTTTTATAAGATTAGATTCCAAAGCCAAGGCATCAAGTTCGCTGGTTGCTATTATATAAGAAAAATCTGCGATTTTGGCAACCATCGCCATGACTTTTTCAGTTTGATTGCCGCTGTTATAAAAATACTGTCTAACTCTATTTTTTAAAATTTTGGCTTTGCCAATATATATTATTTGCCCGTTTTCGTCGTACATTATATAAACGCCCGGCTGTTCAGGCAAAAGTTTAAGCTTTTGTTCCAAATCTTTCATATTGATTTAAATTATACAGTATAAAAGTTGTCTTGACAACCGCCAAGTTTTGTTGATAACAAATAATTAAAAAGGATTTAAATGATTAAAAAATAATGATTAAAATATATAAATTTAGTATCCCAAATGCTCTACGCCGTTTAGCATCACTTCATTGACGCAATCACTTGCAAGGCTATAAAACACTACTTTGCCTTGTCTGCGGCTTCTCACGATACCGCATCTTTTTAGATTTCTTAATTGATGAGAAACTGTGGTTTGATTTATTTTAAGAAGCGTGGATATATCACTTACACACATTTCCGAAATGGCAAGCGCAGAAATCATCTTAATTCTGGTAATATCAGAAAAGACACTAAAGAAGTCCACCAACCCTTCTAGTATATTTTCGGGGGGCATATAATTAAGAATATGATTTTGTGTACGCTTGTCTATAAGCATAACTCTACTCTTTTTTAAAAAATAATATGCATAAATTTCATATGCGTTTATATACATATTATATAACACATAATTTAATTTTTAAATAAGCTGCAACACACTATTTTTGTCGCAAAAAAACATAAAATTTAAAATTTGCCAATTTTATGTAAAAGAGGTTTTATTATATGGCCGATTCACAAGATATTTTTATCTTATTGCTTATGATACTGTTTTTAGCAAACCAAAACGCCTGCTGTGATCGGGACCGTGATGATTTTGATGATGATGCTTTTGATGATGACAGATTTTGCAATATCAATGACCTTATTTTGATAATGCTTATTCTATTTACATTAAGTGGAGATTCTTTCTGCCACAGAAATGACCGA
Encoded proteins:
- a CDS encoding metalloregulator ArsR/SmtB family transcription factor, translated to MLIDKRTQNHILNYMPPENILEGLVDFFSVFSDITRIKMISALAISEMCVSDISTLLKINQTTVSHQLRNLKRCGIVRSRRQGKVVFYSLASDCVNEVMLNGVEHLGY